From Mycobacterium colombiense CECT 3035:
TCGTCGGGCATGCCGTCGAGCACCCGGTCGAAGCGGGCGCGCTGGACTTGGCAATCGCGAACATCGCCGAGCAATCCGGCAAACAACTTGAGTTCGGATTCCATACCCTCGATTTCCGATGTGTCCAGCGCTTTGGCGAATACTCGCAGGGTGCTGCGCAGCCGCCGGATGGCCACCCGGGTGTCGTGGATGGTGTCGTCGCCCTCGCCATGGCGCAGTGCGATGTCGCCCGCCGCTGTCCGATCGATTTGCGTATTGAGATAGTCGACCAGCGTCCGGGTGCCCCGGGCCATCCGGACCTGTGACGGCGCCGTCGCGTGCATGCGTCACGCATTCCCGCCCGAGGGCACGCGAAACATCGGGGTCAGCGCCAGATACCTCTAGAACAAGGTGGGACGCCTGGTGCCGGCCGGTGCGAACGAGTCGGGATCGGCTGCGTCCCAATCCGACCGCCAGCTGGCGGGGGCGTGTTCGAGCAGCACGCCGGTCGCCAGCCATTCGTACAGCTCGGCGTACGAGCGTTGCTCGACGGCCGAGACGCGCTTGCGCAGCATGTGGGGGTTCAGCATGGACGGGTCGGAGACACCCATCGACCCCATGATCAGCATGGCCTGGCGGACGGTCGCGCGCTGGTAGCGGTACACCCGTTCGCTTTTGTCCTCGACGTCCAGGGCACGCGCCCGGGCCGGGTCCTGGGTCGCCACCCCGACCGGGCAACGGTTGGTATGGCATCGCTGAGACTGGATGCAGCCTGCCGCCATCATCATCGACCGGGCCGAGTTGGTGTAATCCGCCCCCTGGATGAGGCGTTTGACGATGTCGTTTCCGGTTGCGACCTTGCCGCTCGCGCCGATCCGGATGCGATCGCGCAGGCCCGTCCCCACCAGAGCGTTGTGCACGATCATCAGCCCGTCGGTGAGGGGAAGGCCAACGTGGTCTTCGTATTCCAGCGGCGCGGCGGCGGTACCCCCTTCGGCGCCGTCGACGATGATGAAATCGGGCGTCACCCCCTCCGCGAGCATCGCCTTGCACATGCCCAGCACGTCGGTCCTCGAACCGACGCACAGCTTGAAGCCCACCGGCTTGCCCTCGGCCAACTCGCGCAGCCGCGCCACGAAGCCGATCAGTTCGCGCGGAGTGGCGAACTCCGAATGCGCCGCCGGGCTGACACACTTCTCGCCCATCGGCACGCCGCGGTAGGCGGCGATCTCCCTGCTGACCTTCGCGGCCGGCAGGACGCCTCCGATGCCGGGCTTGGCGCCCTGGCTCAGCTTGATCGAGATGCACTTGACCAGCTCGTGAGCGGCCTTGTCCGCGAACTGAACTGGATCGAACGCGCCGTCCTTGGTCCGGGTCCCGAAGTACCCGGATCCGATCTCCCAGACCACGTCCGCACCGCCGAGGTGGTAGGGCGTCAGCCCACCTTCGCCCGTGTCGTGCGCGAAGCGACCCTTGCGGGCGCCGTTGTTCAGCGCCCGCAGCGCATTACCGGAGAGCGAACCGAAACTCATCGCGGAGACGTTCATCAGCGCGATGTCGTAGGGCTGCTTGCAATCGGGGCCACCGATACGGACCCGATAAGGTTCCGGCGGGGGTTCGACCGGGGCCGTCGAATGGACCAGGTATTCGTAGCCGTCCCAATCGATGTCGCGTTCGGTGCCGTATGACTGCTCGGCCGCCGTCCCCTTGGCGCGCTGGTAGATCAACGAGCGCACGTCGCGGTCGAAGGGCCGGCCGTCAAAGTTGCGCTCGATGAAATACTGCTGGATTTCCGGACGAAGGGCTTCCAGCAGGAACCGCAGATGCCCCAACACCGGGTAGTTGCGCAGGACGGAGTGCCGGCGCTGGATGAGATCGTAAAGGCCTACGGCGGCTGCCGCCGCAACCACCGCCGCGACGATCCACCAACCCCACGATCCCGTGATCGCCAGGAACGCCGATGCCGCCGAAACGGCGACGAGCAACGCCACGCATCCGAATCGAATCAACGACGACCCGCCTTCCCGGGCTGGGGTGACTTAGAGACCTCGTCGTATTACATACCCCGGCTTGCCGGTCGTCAGACGCGGGATACGGCCGGGGCGGCTCAGAGCCAGGTGTCCTGCGTGGTGGTGGTCAGGAACGCTTCCAGGTCGTCGCGCCATTGCGCAGGAGTCGTCTTGTCCGGCTCGATGCCGGTGTACTCGCCGCGATAGAACAGCAGCGGGCGCGGCTTGATCTTCGGGGCCTCCGAAAGCGACTGCACCGCACCGAAAACCACGAAGTGATCGCCCCCGTCGTGCGCGGAAGCCACTGTGCAGTCGATGTAGGCCAGCGACCCGTCGATGATCGGCGAGCCGAGTTCGGAGGGGCGCCAGTCGATCCCGGCGAACTTGTCGGGCTCCTTGGAGCCGAATCGGGCGCAGATGTGCTTCTGCTGCTCGGTCAGCATGTTGACGCAGAACCGGCCGCTCGCCTCGATGGCCTTCCACGACCGGGACACCTTGGTGGGGCAGAACAGCACCAGCGGCGGGTCCAACGACAGCGCCGCGAAGGATTGGCAGGCGAAGCCGACCGGGGCGTCGTCGTGCACGGTGGTGATGATGGTGATCCCGGTGCAGAACTGGCCGAGCACGCTTCGGAACGTGCGCGGGTCGATCGGCGCGGCAGTCATAACCCCGAAGTTACCCCTTGAAGCCGACGCTGAAGTCGTGGCCCCACAGGCTGATCGCGGTGCTCTCCCGGGCGATCCAGTCGTCGTCTTCGACTTGCCTTCCCTCGCAGCCGAACTCGACATCGAATCCGCTGGGGGTCTTCATGTAGAAGGACAGCATCAGATCGTTGACGTGGCGGCCCAGGGTCGCCGACATCGGCACCTTCTTCCGCAGCGCCCGGTCCAGGCACAGCCCGACGTCGTCGGCCTCTTCGACCTCGACCATCAGGTGCACGATGCCGCTCGGGGTCTGCCCGGGCATGAAGGCCAGGCTGTGGTGGCGAGGGTTGCAGCCCAGGAACCGCAGCCAGGCCGGCGGGCCGTCGGCGGGCCGGCCGACCACCTGGGGTGGCAGCCGCATCGAGTCGCGCAGCTTGAAGTCCAGCACATCCCGGTAGAAGTGCAGTGTCTCTTCATCGTCACGGGTGGTCAGCACCACGTGCCCCAGGCCCTGCTCGGCGGTGACGAACTTGTGGCCGTACGGGCTGACCACGCGGCGATGCTCGAGGGCGGCGCCGTGGAAGACCTCCAGGCAGTTGCCGGACGGGTCGGAGAACCTGATCATCTCGTCGACCCGGCGATCGGCCAGTTCGGCGGCGGTGGCCTCCTTGTAGGGCGTGCCCTCGACGTCGAGCCGGTTGCGAATCTCTTGCAGGCCAGCCGCGTTCGCGCACTCCCAGCCCGCCTCGATGAGCCGGTCCTGCTCGCCGGGCACGATCACCAGGCGGGCCGGGAAATCGTCCATCCGCAGGTACAGCGCACCCTCGGTCGCGCCCTTGCCCTCGACCATGCCGAGGACCTTCAGGCCGTACTCGCGCCAGGCCGCCATGTCGGTGGCCTCGATACGCAGGTAACCCAGAGAGCGGATGCTCATCGCGCACCTCCCAGGAAATCGATGGTGAGCTTGTTGAACTCGTCGAACTTCTCCACCTGCGCCCAGTGCCCACATTGCCCGAAGACGTGAAGCTGTGCGCGCGGAATGGTTTTCAGCGCGACCAGCGCCCCGTCCAGTGGGTTGACCCGGTCCTCGCGCCCCCAGATGAGCAGCACCGGCTGACGCAGCCGATGCACCTCGCGCCACATCATGCCGAGCTCGAAATCCGCTCCGGCGAAAGACATTCCCATCGCGCGGGTCGCCGTCAGCGACTCGGGCGTGCTGGCCAGCGCGAAGCGCTGGTCGATCAGTTCGTCGGTGATCAGCTTCTGGTCGTAGACCATCACCCGCAGGAAGGCCTCGAGGTTTTCGCGGGTGGGCTCGGCGGAGAACTTGCCGAGCCGCTTGACGCCCTCGGTCGGGTCGGGCGCGAACAGGTTCACGCTCACCCCGCCCGGCCCCATCAGCACCAGCTTGCCGGCGCGGTCCGGGTAGTCGAGCGCGAAGCGGACCGCGGTGCCGCCGCCCAGCGAATTGCCAACCAGCGGAACGCGTCCCAGACCGAGCTGGTCGAACAGGCCCTTGAGCGCGCGGGCCGCATAGTGGTTGAACTGCCCGTGCTCGGCGCGCTTGTCGGAGTGGCCGTAGCCGGGCTGGTCGACGGCCAGCACATGAAACCGCTGCGCCAGCACCGGGATGTTGCGCGAGAAGTTCGTCCAGCTCGCCGCGCCCGGGCCGCCGCCGTGCAGCAGCACCACCGTCTGGTCGTTGCCCACGCCGGCCTCGTGGTAGTGCAGCTTCAGCGGGCCGTCGACGTCAACCTCGGCGTACCGGGAAGTCGATTCGAAG
This genomic window contains:
- a CDS encoding FMN-binding glutamate synthase family protein; the encoded protein is MIRFGCVALLVAVSAASAFLAITGSWGWWIVAAVVAAAAAVGLYDLIQRRHSVLRNYPVLGHLRFLLEALRPEIQQYFIERNFDGRPFDRDVRSLIYQRAKGTAAEQSYGTERDIDWDGYEYLVHSTAPVEPPPEPYRVRIGGPDCKQPYDIALMNVSAMSFGSLSGNALRALNNGARKGRFAHDTGEGGLTPYHLGGADVVWEIGSGYFGTRTKDGAFDPVQFADKAAHELVKCISIKLSQGAKPGIGGVLPAAKVSREIAAYRGVPMGEKCVSPAAHSEFATPRELIGFVARLRELAEGKPVGFKLCVGSRTDVLGMCKAMLAEGVTPDFIIVDGAEGGTAAAPLEYEDHVGLPLTDGLMIVHNALVGTGLRDRIRIGASGKVATGNDIVKRLIQGADYTNSARSMMMAAGCIQSQRCHTNRCPVGVATQDPARARALDVEDKSERVYRYQRATVRQAMLIMGSMGVSDPSMLNPHMLRKRVSAVEQRSYAELYEWLATGVLLEHAPASWRSDWDAADPDSFAPAGTRRPTLF
- the hsaB gene encoding 3-hydroxy-9,10-secoandrosta-1,3,5(10)-triene-9,17-dione monooxygenase reductase subunit, yielding MTAAPIDPRTFRSVLGQFCTGITIITTVHDDAPVGFACQSFAALSLDPPLVLFCPTKVSRSWKAIEASGRFCVNMLTEQQKHICARFGSKEPDKFAGIDWRPSELGSPIIDGSLAYIDCTVASAHDGGDHFVVFGAVQSLSEAPKIKPRPLLFYRGEYTGIEPDKTTPAQWRDDLEAFLTTTTQDTWL
- the hsaC gene encoding iron-dependent extradiol dioxygenase HsaC translates to MSIRSLGYLRIEATDMAAWREYGLKVLGMVEGKGATEGALYLRMDDFPARLVIVPGEQDRLIEAGWECANAAGLQEIRNRLDVEGTPYKEATAAELADRRVDEMIRFSDPSGNCLEVFHGAALEHRRVVSPYGHKFVTAEQGLGHVVLTTRDDEETLHFYRDVLDFKLRDSMRLPPQVVGRPADGPPAWLRFLGCNPRHHSLAFMPGQTPSGIVHLMVEVEEADDVGLCLDRALRKKVPMSATLGRHVNDLMLSFYMKTPSGFDVEFGCEGRQVEDDDWIARESTAISLWGHDFSVGFKG
- the hsaD gene encoding 4,5:9,10-diseco-3-hydroxy-5,9,17-trioxoandrosta-1(10),2-diene-4-oate hydrolase — protein: MTSATEEITFESTSRYAEVDVDGPLKLHYHEAGVGNDQTVVLLHGGGPGAASWTNFSRNIPVLAQRFHVLAVDQPGYGHSDKRAEHGQFNHYAARALKGLFDQLGLGRVPLVGNSLGGGTAVRFALDYPDRAGKLVLMGPGGVSVNLFAPDPTEGVKRLGKFSAEPTRENLEAFLRVMVYDQKLITDELIDQRFALASTPESLTATRAMGMSFAGADFELGMMWREVHRLRQPVLLIWGREDRVNPLDGALVALKTIPRAQLHVFGQCGHWAQVEKFDEFNKLTIDFLGGAR